From a single Bacillus gobiensis genomic region:
- a CDS encoding YwhD family protein produces the protein MEGGKKKKSIGFNIIKNDPTDGHGGYGVGALSLDNISPVFVDVEEKEAFVDIGAMHARSTVEKGIKFLPNKEEVPNGKPFWLVWVTIDRKEEGPYYAGVTACEMTVDRSIRRGYKSLPEHVNLMDKSMKRKIIVDKMDDSSKQVLADFLQKHDKGFWDRSTDELKDQLLQK, from the coding sequence ATGGAAGGCGGAAAAAAGAAAAAATCGATTGGTTTTAATATCATTAAAAATGATCCTACGGACGGCCATGGCGGATATGGAGTAGGCGCACTAAGCCTGGATAACATTTCTCCTGTATTTGTTGATGTTGAGGAGAAGGAAGCATTTGTTGATATCGGCGCCATGCACGCGAGAAGCACGGTAGAAAAAGGAATCAAATTTCTTCCCAATAAAGAGGAAGTGCCAAACGGAAAGCCGTTTTGGCTTGTATGGGTTACGATCGACCGAAAAGAAGAAGGGCCGTATTATGCCGGTGTCACAGCCTGTGAGATGACGGTAGACAGGAGCATTCGACGCGGCTACAAATCTCTTCCGGAGCACGTCAATCTTATGGACAAATCGATGAAAAGAAAAATAATTGTTGATAAAATGGATGACAGCTCCAAGCAAGTGCTTGCAGATTTTCTTCAAAAGCACGACAAAGGATTTTGGGACCGATCAACAGATGAGTTAAAAGATCAACTCTTACAAAAGTAA
- a CDS encoding (Fe-S)-binding protein translates to MDEEELLNCMRCGFCLPSCPTYIETNKNEAASPRGRIALMKGVVDGHIEPDKDVERQLNLCLGCRACEPVCPAGVKYGQLREEARDIIEQNKKHSLPVKVLRKAVFHHFFPYPNRIRGVMGLMSFYQRSGLQTVVRKSCVLKLLGENLSDMEKILPKVPEIRKMKSRPHHVKPEGKIKKRVAFFSGCLMDTMFLPTNDATIKLLQLAGCEVVIPKEQCCCGALHGHSGEKEKAKELAKRNIEAFEDLKVDAIITNAGGCGAFLIEYDYLLRDDPRWAERALAFSSKLKDLSAVLTELDFHKQKLSLQNETMTYQDSCHLRNVMGTSSQPRKLLQAIQGSEYREMKNADRCCGSAGIYNLVEQEMSMQILDHKMENAEASAATIIVTANPGCLLQMKLGIQREGLENKVRAVHIADLLVEAIADDKNQKPL, encoded by the coding sequence CTCCAAGAGGGCGAATCGCTTTAATGAAGGGTGTCGTTGACGGACATATCGAGCCTGATAAGGATGTAGAACGTCAGCTCAATTTATGTCTAGGCTGCAGGGCATGTGAGCCGGTCTGCCCAGCGGGGGTCAAATACGGCCAATTACGCGAAGAGGCGAGAGACATTATCGAGCAGAATAAAAAGCACAGCTTGCCTGTCAAAGTATTGCGAAAAGCGGTTTTTCATCACTTTTTCCCTTATCCTAACCGCATCCGCGGAGTGATGGGGCTTATGTCTTTTTATCAAAGAAGCGGTCTTCAGACGGTTGTGAGAAAAAGCTGCGTATTGAAGCTCCTGGGCGAAAATTTGTCTGATATGGAAAAAATACTGCCGAAGGTGCCGGAGATAAGGAAAATGAAAAGCCGTCCGCACCATGTAAAACCCGAGGGGAAAATAAAAAAACGAGTGGCATTCTTTAGTGGCTGTTTGATGGATACGATGTTTTTACCGACAAACGATGCAACGATCAAGCTGCTGCAGCTTGCCGGCTGCGAGGTCGTTATTCCGAAGGAGCAATGTTGCTGCGGAGCTCTTCATGGCCATAGCGGCGAGAAGGAAAAAGCAAAGGAGCTGGCCAAACGAAATATTGAAGCGTTTGAGGATCTGAAGGTTGATGCCATTATCACTAATGCCGGAGGCTGCGGAGCTTTTCTTATCGAATACGATTATTTGCTTAGAGACGACCCCAGATGGGCTGAGCGGGCATTGGCATTCTCCTCAAAGCTGAAGGACCTGTCCGCTGTGCTCACGGAACTCGATTTTCACAAACAAAAGCTTTCTTTACAAAATGAAACGATGACTTATCAAGACTCCTGCCACCTTAGAAACGTCATGGGAACCTCATCACAGCCGAGGAAACTGCTTCAAGCGATTCAAGGGAGCGAGTACAGGGAAATGAAGAATGCCGATCGCTGCTGCGGGTCAGCGGGCATTTACAATCTCGTCGAACAAGAGATGTCCATGCAGATCCTTGACCATAAGATGGAGAATGCCGAAGCATCCGCAGCAACCATTATTGTGACGGCTAATCCCGGGTGCTTACTTCAAATGAAGCTGGGCATACAAAGGGAGGGTCTCGAGAATAAGGTGCGAGCCGTCCATATCGCAGATCTCTTAGTAGAAGCCATAGCAGATGATAAAAACCAGAAACCACTTTAG
- the speE gene encoding spermidine synthase — MSELWYTEKQTKNFGITMKVKQTLHREQTDYQLLEMVETEEFGNMLFLDGMVMTSEKDEFVYHEMVAHVPLFTHPNPENVLVVGGGDGGVIREILKHPQVKKATLVDIDGKVIEYSKKFLPSIAGKLEDERVEVLVDDGFMHIAKAENEYDVIMVDSTEPVGPAVNLFSKGFYSGISNALKEDGIFVAQTDNPWFTPDLITNVQRDVREIFPITKLYLANIPTYPSGLWTFTIGSKKYDPLAVEDDRFFDIDTKYYTKEIHKAAFVLPKFVSDLTK, encoded by the coding sequence ATGAGCGAACTATGGTATACAGAAAAGCAGACGAAAAACTTCGGCATCACAATGAAGGTCAAACAAACCCTCCATCGTGAACAGACCGATTATCAGCTGCTGGAAATGGTAGAAACAGAAGAATTCGGGAACATGTTGTTTCTTGACGGGATGGTTATGACATCAGAAAAAGACGAGTTTGTTTATCATGAAATGGTTGCACACGTGCCGCTCTTCACCCATCCAAATCCTGAAAATGTTCTAGTAGTAGGTGGCGGTGACGGTGGAGTTATCCGCGAAATACTAAAGCATCCACAAGTAAAAAAAGCAACATTGGTGGATATCGATGGAAAAGTGATCGAATACAGCAAAAAATTTCTGCCATCCATTGCCGGTAAACTTGAGGATGAGCGGGTAGAAGTGCTGGTTGATGATGGCTTTATGCATATCGCTAAGGCTGAGAACGAGTATGATGTAATCATGGTCGATTCAACGGAGCCTGTAGGGCCTGCCGTTAACCTTTTTTCAAAAGGGTTTTATTCCGGAATATCAAATGCGCTAAAAGAAGACGGCATTTTTGTCGCGCAAACAGACAATCCATGGTTCACTCCAGATTTAATCACAAATGTCCAGCGTGATGTCCGTGAAATCTTCCCGATTACTAAGCTTTATCTTGCAAACATACCGACGTATCCGAGCGGTTTGTGGACATTTACAATCGGTTCAAAAAAATACGATCCGTTAGCTGTTGAAGACGACCGCTTTTTTGATATCGATACAAAGTATTATACGAAAGAAATTCACAAGGCAGCCTTCGTGCTTCCGAAATTTGTGAGTGATCTGACGAAATAG
- a CDS encoding HAD hydrolase-like protein gives MIKTAIFDFDGTIVNSRGLMVKFYNELAEKYNYKIIEPDEIEYLSTLSIPDRCKVLRVPLYRVPQMGMYAKSRYQETIGSLKTNEGIRELVFGLKEKGYVLSIISSNLKPSIRTFLKNNNMDIYDHIYPAKKFFGKNHTINTFMKKLKISYDEAVYIGDELRDIEACRKSNIRIISAAWGYDSAELLAKENPDYLVYRPNDVQSVIDEMDKESTMI, from the coding sequence ATGATTAAAACAGCTATTTTCGATTTTGATGGAACCATTGTTAACTCAAGAGGACTAATGGTGAAATTTTATAATGAGCTGGCTGAGAAATATAACTATAAAATTATTGAGCCTGATGAAATTGAATATTTAAGCACCTTGTCTATTCCAGATCGATGCAAAGTACTAAGGGTTCCTCTTTACAGAGTGCCTCAGATGGGGATGTATGCAAAAAGCAGATATCAGGAAACTATTGGTTCCTTAAAGACGAATGAAGGAATTAGAGAGTTGGTTTTCGGCTTGAAAGAAAAAGGGTATGTTCTTAGTATCATTTCATCAAATTTGAAGCCGAGTATCCGTACCTTTTTAAAAAATAATAACATGGATATTTATGATCACATTTATCCAGCAAAAAAATTTTTTGGTAAGAATCATACAATCAATACTTTTATGAAGAAATTAAAAATAAGTTATGACGAGGCTGTATATATTGGCGATGAATTAAGAGATATAGAAGCCTGCCGCAAATCAAATATTAGGATTATTTCAGCTGCATGGGGATATGATTCAGCTGAACTGTTAGCAAAAGAAAATCCAGATTATCTTGTTTATCGTCCGAATGATGTCCAAAGTGTAATTGATGAAATGGACAAAGAAAGCACGATGATATGA
- a CDS encoding trimeric intracellular cation channel family protein, producing MTWEVLSMIGTIAFAVSGAIIAMEEEYDIFGVYILGIVTAFGGGAIRNLLIGVPVSALWEQGLFFQIALLSITAVFLFPSNLLKHWQRWGNLFDAFGLSAFAIQGAIYVSNMNHPLSAVIVAAVLTGIGGGIIRDLLAGRKPIVLRSEIYAVWAILAGILIGLKIASNSWELYILFGLVTIMRVLSYTYNWKLPIRRLGAN from the coding sequence ATGACTTGGGAAGTTTTAAGTATGATTGGTACAATAGCTTTTGCTGTCAGCGGAGCCATTATTGCCATGGAAGAAGAATATGATATTTTTGGCGTTTATATTTTAGGAATTGTCACTGCCTTTGGCGGCGGGGCAATAAGAAACCTGTTAATCGGTGTTCCAGTCTCTGCTTTATGGGAGCAGGGATTATTTTTTCAAATTGCTTTGTTATCCATAACAGCAGTGTTTTTATTCCCGTCTAATCTCCTGAAGCATTGGCAAAGATGGGGCAATCTGTTCGATGCCTTCGGTTTATCTGCCTTTGCGATTCAAGGTGCGATATATGTTTCAAACATGAACCATCCACTCAGTGCAGTGATTGTTGCAGCTGTTTTAACAGGAATCGGCGGCGGAATTATTCGCGATTTATTAGCCGGACGGAAACCGATTGTGTTACGGTCCGAAATATATGCAGTATGGGCTATTCTTGCTGGCATACTTATTGGACTTAAAATCGCTTCAAACTCTTGGGAATTGTATATATTATTTGGCCTCGTAACTATTATGCGTGTCCTTTCCTACACTTATAATTGGAAGCTGCCGATACGCAGACTTGGGGCGAATTAA
- a CDS encoding site-2 protease family protein encodes MFSNFLAFPLEYIPFVAITLIAAFTVHEFSHAYVAYRFGDSTAEKQGRLTLNPIKHLDPFGTILIFLVGFGWAKPVPVNRFFFKNPRRAGILVSFAGPFSNLVLAFLGLFLQVILAKLPFIAGLPDGYLQSLTLFFNIWVHLNLVLFLFNLMPFPPLDGFRIIQDLVSPDVRAKMTQYESYGAILFLILIITPLDNILIWPVLDRGMRFTLNVFNTLLQPLL; translated from the coding sequence ATTTTTTCGAACTTTTTAGCGTTTCCTTTAGAATATATTCCGTTTGTCGCGATCACGTTAATCGCCGCCTTTACTGTCCATGAATTTTCTCATGCTTATGTTGCATACCGATTTGGAGATTCGACTGCGGAAAAACAAGGGCGGCTGACACTGAACCCGATCAAGCATTTGGATCCGTTTGGGACGATTTTGATATTTCTCGTTGGTTTTGGGTGGGCGAAGCCTGTCCCCGTTAACCGGTTTTTCTTTAAAAACCCTCGCAGGGCAGGAATACTCGTTTCATTTGCTGGACCGTTCAGCAATCTGGTCTTAGCGTTTCTTGGACTTTTCTTGCAGGTGATCCTTGCGAAGCTGCCGTTTATTGCCGGACTGCCTGACGGATACTTGCAGTCTCTCACATTGTTTTTTAATATTTGGGTGCATTTAAATTTGGTGCTGTTTTTATTTAACTTAATGCCGTTTCCTCCTTTGGATGGATTTCGGATCATACAGGACCTTGTTTCCCCTGATGTACGGGCAAAAATGACCCAGTACGAGTCTTATGGCGCCATTTTATTCTTAATTTTAATCATAACGCCGTTAGACAATATCTTAATCTGGCCGGTTTTAGATAGGGGAATGCGATTCACCCTTAATGTCTTTAATACACTATTACAACCATTGCTTTAG
- a CDS encoding transglycosylase domain-containing protein encodes MDMMANKRLRMTMKTLRACFFICLFALAILSTILLSVILVAKWQGPPSVKVNQSTILYANDGAKLGETHHGEKRYWVSLDEMSPAIINATVAVEDRHFFDHHGFDIKRIAGAAFADFKALAMVQGASTITQQYARNLYLDHDKTWKRKLNEAFYTIRLEQNYSKEEILEGYLNTIYYGHGAYGVEAASWFYFDKPAKDLNIEEAAMLAGIPKGPSIYSPYINRDKAIERQQTVLHMMEEQNFISEKEESTLRGRTLSIRQLKDSDMPKKPAPYFYDAVLKELEHTLKLSKEEIETGGLHVYTTLDPRMQEIAEQEINRRIDNTSKIQVGFAAMNPGNGHVLALVGGVDYEKSPFNRVTQAKRQPGSTMKPLLYYNAIKHGFSPSTLMKSEATTFTIEPGGKAYSPANYNGYYANGNITLLQALALSDNIFAVKTHLFLGMDQLIQTARQLGIKDELAEVPSLALGTSPIKPIEMINAYGILANGGREITPVFIKKVTDASGNVLYEESNSDGQILDKKAAFVTASMMTGMFDQALNSYTSVTGRTISDQLTRTYAGKSGTTETDSWMIGFYPGLVSGVWTGYDKTYTIDSVAEKSYSKQIWAGFMEKALENEPEAFFKPPAGVSGIYIDPKTGFEAGPGCANKHFTYFVKGTEPTGVCYGNGEMKKKEKNVQPAEKENKRPKWWEKWLGAG; translated from the coding sequence TTGGATATGATGGCAAATAAACGCCTTAGAATGACGATGAAAACTTTGCGCGCTTGCTTTTTCATCTGTCTATTTGCTTTAGCCATTCTTTCAACGATTCTATTAAGTGTCATTCTCGTTGCGAAGTGGCAGGGACCTCCGTCGGTAAAGGTGAATCAGTCTACCATTCTTTATGCAAATGACGGAGCTAAGCTTGGCGAAACCCATCACGGCGAAAAAAGGTATTGGGTTTCCCTCGATGAAATGAGCCCTGCAATCATCAATGCGACTGTTGCCGTAGAAGACCGGCATTTTTTTGATCATCACGGCTTTGATATCAAACGGATCGCCGGAGCTGCCTTTGCAGACTTTAAAGCATTGGCGATGGTGCAGGGGGCAAGCACAATCACCCAGCAGTATGCCAGAAACTTATATTTGGATCATGATAAAACCTGGAAAAGAAAGCTGAACGAAGCTTTTTATACGATACGCCTTGAACAAAATTACTCAAAGGAAGAAATTCTGGAGGGCTATTTAAACACGATTTATTACGGGCACGGAGCTTACGGCGTGGAGGCAGCCTCGTGGTTTTATTTTGATAAGCCAGCTAAGGATTTGAATATTGAAGAAGCGGCAATGTTAGCAGGCATCCCAAAAGGACCGAGCATCTATTCACCGTATATCAATAGAGATAAAGCAATTGAAAGACAGCAAACTGTACTTCATATGATGGAAGAGCAAAATTTTATCTCTGAAAAAGAAGAAAGCACATTGCGTGGGCGAACCCTGTCTATACGTCAACTGAAAGATAGTGATATGCCAAAAAAACCAGCCCCTTATTTTTATGATGCGGTATTGAAAGAACTGGAGCATACCCTGAAGCTATCGAAAGAAGAAATAGAGACTGGCGGTTTACACGTATATACAACACTCGATCCTCGCATGCAAGAAATTGCCGAACAAGAGATTAACCGCCGTATTGATAACACGTCAAAAATCCAGGTTGGATTTGCCGCAATGAATCCCGGGAATGGCCACGTGCTTGCATTAGTCGGGGGTGTTGATTATGAGAAAAGCCCTTTCAATCGAGTGACACAAGCAAAACGGCAGCCAGGTTCAACGATGAAGCCCCTTCTCTATTACAATGCAATCAAGCACGGGTTTTCTCCATCAACCCTAATGAAAAGCGAGGCTACTACATTTACGATTGAGCCCGGCGGAAAAGCCTATTCACCCGCTAATTACAATGGTTATTATGCGAATGGCAACATTACGCTTCTTCAAGCTCTTGCCTTGTCGGATAATATATTTGCTGTAAAAACGCATTTATTTCTCGGGATGGATCAGCTCATTCAGACAGCAAGGCAACTGGGAATAAAGGATGAGCTCGCTGAGGTTCCTTCTCTGGCGCTAGGGACGTCGCCCATAAAACCGATTGAAATGATTAACGCTTACGGCATTCTTGCAAATGGCGGCAGGGAAATTACTCCGGTATTTATCAAGAAGGTGACTGACGCCTCAGGCAATGTACTTTATGAAGAGTCGAACAGCGACGGACAGATTCTCGATAAAAAGGCGGCATTTGTCACCGCAAGCATGATGACGGGAATGTTCGACCAAGCCTTAAACAGCTATACTTCGGTGACAGGTCGTACGATTTCTGATCAATTGACCCGCACCTATGCCGGGAAATCCGGCACGACAGAAACAGACAGCTGGATGATCGGCTTTTATCCAGGACTGGTTTCCGGCGTGTGGACCGGCTATGATAAAACCTACACGATCGACTCTGTTGCTGAAAAAAGCTACAGCAAGCAGATTTGGGCCGGCTTTATGGAAAAAGCATTGGAAAACGAACCAGAAGCTTTTTTCAAACCGCCTGCAGGCGTGTCAGGAATATATATCGATCCCAAGACCGGCTTCGAAGCAGGTCCTGGCTGTGCCAATAAACACTTTACCTATTTTGTAAAAGGAACCGAACCGACGGGTGTATGCTATGGTAATGGTGAGATGAAGAAGAAAGAAAAAAATGTACAACCAGCTGAGAAAGAAAATAAGCGGCCAAAATGGTGGGAAAAGTGGCTGGGAGCCGGTTAA